Proteins encoded together in one Paenibacillus sp. J23TS9 window:
- a CDS encoding AraC family transcriptional regulator, whose product MEDNQPKRLLNEHYLSQSSPFRIFRHRIDGAVEVHWHEFFEMALVLDGSGTHVLNGKSIPLEAGSLFLVTPADFHEIIPDPGRVLVLYDVVFTQHMLRQELFQWLFQSSAERVYDLNEKAGAAFRTEFDRMWEESEQRQAGSDWVAQGALERVLIDLARMGTSEGQDYPASGHLHPSIRTAVTYIQHHFREPLTLHHVARHAGLSDSYFSECFRKQLGLPFQVFVQEQRLQFASSLLRLTELPVTEVCFASGFRTLNHFERAFKKKYKRTPRELRGRKRLQSVDLSHG is encoded by the coding sequence ATGGAAGACAATCAGCCAAAACGGCTGCTCAATGAGCATTATTTGTCCCAATCATCGCCCTTTCGCATCTTCAGGCATCGGATCGATGGGGCCGTCGAGGTGCACTGGCATGAATTTTTTGAAATGGCGTTGGTACTCGATGGCTCAGGCACGCATGTGCTGAACGGGAAAAGCATACCCCTTGAAGCAGGCAGCCTTTTTCTGGTCACGCCGGCTGATTTCCACGAAATCATTCCTGATCCGGGCCGTGTTCTCGTTTTATATGATGTGGTGTTTACCCAGCATATGCTTCGTCAGGAACTGTTCCAGTGGCTTTTTCAAAGCTCCGCCGAACGGGTTTATGACTTGAATGAGAAGGCAGGGGCAGCCTTTCGCACCGAGTTTGACCGAATGTGGGAAGAGAGCGAGCAGAGGCAGGCCGGCAGCGACTGGGTCGCCCAGGGTGCCCTGGAGCGGGTATTGATTGATTTGGCGCGGATGGGAACATCGGAAGGACAGGATTATCCGGCAAGTGGGCATCTGCACCCGTCCATCCGGACCGCGGTAACTTATATTCAGCATCATTTCCGGGAGCCGTTGACGCTTCATCATGTGGCCAGGCATGCCGGCCTGTCAGACAGTTATTTCAGCGAATGCTTTCGAAAGCAGCTTGGTTTGCCCTTTCAAGTCTTTGTGCAGGAACAGCGGCTTCAGTTCGCGAGTTCGCTGCTGCGGCTGACGGAGCTGCCCGTTACCGAGGTATGCTTTGCGTCAGGATTCCGGACATTGAACCATTTCGAACGTGCCTTCAAAAAGAAGTACAAGCGTACTCCCCGGGAGCTGCGAGGCAGAAAGCGGTTGCAATCCGTTGACTTGTCTCATGGCTAA
- a CDS encoding phytanoyl-CoA dioxygenase family protein gives MNQAKLTVQEVNDYRKDGYALYKKQLFSPEKFSELKQIFEEQLAEKGNKLSDELDTPHFRDERLLDFLMSDEVLDLVETVIGPNIGLWSSHFICKDPYTGRATPWHEDSAYWEGRLDRFDKIVTVWLAIDRSWEENGCMRVIPGTHDNGFSDYEDVDGKINTFSTQIKGVDESKAVYFELEPGECSLHDSRIIHGAQPNTSPFRRCGYTMRYFSTEAKVLPEKNAGFRIWLARGKDIAGNPFVNV, from the coding sequence ATGAACCAAGCCAAGTTGACAGTGCAAGAGGTTAACGATTACCGTAAAGATGGATATGCATTATACAAAAAACAGCTGTTTAGTCCGGAAAAATTCAGTGAGCTGAAGCAGATTTTCGAGGAGCAGCTGGCTGAAAAGGGAAATAAGCTGTCTGATGAGCTTGATACACCGCATTTCCGCGATGAGCGCCTGCTTGATTTTCTGATGAGCGACGAGGTGCTGGATCTGGTGGAGACGGTTATCGGACCGAATATCGGCTTGTGGTCGAGCCATTTTATTTGTAAAGATCCTTACACGGGACGCGCTACGCCTTGGCATGAAGATTCCGCCTATTGGGAAGGCCGCCTTGACCGATTTGACAAGATTGTGACCGTCTGGCTCGCGATCGATCGGAGCTGGGAGGAAAACGGCTGTATGCGCGTCATTCCGGGCACGCATGATAACGGCTTTTCCGATTATGAGGATGTGGATGGTAAAATAAACACGTTCTCAACCCAAATTAAAGGCGTGGATGAATCCAAAGCCGTGTATTTTGAACTCGAGCCGGGCGAATGCTCCCTGCATGACTCACGTATTATTCATGGAGCCCAGCCAAACACGAGTCCATTCCGCCGCTGTGGGTACACGATGCGTTATTTTTCCACGGAAGCGAAGGTTCTGCCGGAAAAAAATGCAGGCTTCCGGATATGGCTGGCTCGGGGCAAGGATATCGCAGGCAACCCGTTTGTTAACGTGTAA
- a CDS encoding response regulator transcription factor produces the protein MIHILVADDDVHIRELLRHVLQHEGYAVFEAADGIEASEVLSKEKINLAVIDVMMPGKDGLQLCSDIRQDYDFPVILLTAKDQLPDKEKGYTAGTDDYVTKPFEPKELVFRIKALLRRYQMVNSQVIKLNNTVIDAKNYMVHCGDHMFMLPMKEFELLTQLASYPDRTFAREELIQLIWGSDFEGDDRTVDVHIKRLRERFADLTDDFSIRTVRGIGYKLEAAKP, from the coding sequence ATGATTCATATTTTAGTGGCGGATGACGATGTGCATATTCGTGAACTGCTGAGACATGTCCTGCAGCATGAAGGATACGCCGTGTTTGAAGCGGCAGACGGCATCGAAGCTTCAGAAGTATTGTCCAAAGAGAAGATTAACCTCGCGGTGATCGATGTCATGATGCCGGGCAAGGACGGCTTGCAGCTGTGCAGTGATATCCGGCAGGACTATGATTTTCCCGTGATTTTGCTGACGGCGAAGGATCAGCTGCCTGACAAAGAGAAGGGCTATACGGCAGGCACCGACGATTATGTGACCAAGCCTTTTGAGCCGAAGGAGCTGGTGTTCCGGATTAAGGCGCTGCTGCGCCGCTATCAGATGGTCAATTCACAGGTGATCAAACTGAACAATACCGTGATTGACGCAAAAAATTACATGGTGCACTGCGGCGACCATATGTTCATGCTGCCCATGAAGGAATTCGAGCTGCTGACACAGCTGGCCAGCTATCCTGATCGCACGTTTGCCAGAGAGGAACTGATACAGCTGATCTGGGGATCGGACTTTGAAGGAGATGACCGTACGGTCGATGTCCATATCAAAAGGCTGAGGGAACGCTTTGCGGATCTGACCGATGATTTCAGCATTCGCACCGTGCGCGGCATCGGCTACAAATTGGAGGCGGCCAAACCATGA
- a CDS encoding cell wall metabolism sensor histidine kinase WalK, giving the protein MKSLYMRIVLTTIAVMMLSSVLAFVAANIFYQYELKPANDSKVTHVAENIKHFYETNPVEEREPYLQNIGMLGYQIYVVDPRGSGIFYGGEFRNQELSPSIIRQVQQGQVYHGIKHFPSKAFITGFFDNTLINTIGIPLQNGTDTYALFVRPNVDMLFGELHIFLAVIVVLIILLSILLVVISTRYIVKPITKLTEATRLISQGTYHLKLNVNRKDEIGRLASHFSQMAKGLEQLEAMRQEFVSNVSHEIQSPLSSIQGFSQTLQSGGVSEEQRKHYLSVIESEARRMSQMSRQLLMLASLDKEEEVLEKTSFNVAEQIKEVLLTTEWSWREKELALNMQLPEVSISADQKLLHQVWVNLMTNSVKFTPEGGTISIRLHQDEQNCYVDFKDSGIGISEENLPHIFNRFYKADKARSRHEGETGSGLGLAITHKIISMHGGIITVESREGSGTEFHIRLPLR; this is encoded by the coding sequence ATGAAATCCCTGTACATGCGGATCGTCCTCACAACAATTGCCGTTATGATGCTGAGCAGCGTGCTCGCCTTTGTCGCGGCCAACATCTTTTACCAGTATGAACTAAAGCCTGCAAACGACAGCAAAGTCACGCATGTAGCGGAAAATATCAAGCATTTCTACGAGACCAACCCCGTGGAGGAACGGGAGCCTTATCTCCAAAACATCGGCATGCTTGGCTACCAAATCTACGTTGTTGACCCGCGGGGCAGCGGCATCTTTTACGGCGGGGAATTCCGCAATCAAGAGCTCTCCCCTTCGATCATCCGGCAGGTGCAGCAAGGGCAAGTGTATCACGGCATCAAGCACTTCCCTTCCAAAGCGTTCATTACTGGTTTTTTTGACAACACGCTGATCAATACCATCGGTATACCACTGCAAAATGGTACGGACACCTACGCCCTATTCGTCCGGCCCAATGTGGATATGCTGTTCGGAGAGCTGCATATTTTTCTGGCGGTCATTGTTGTTCTCATTATCCTGCTGAGCATTCTGCTCGTCGTCATCAGCACCCGGTATATCGTCAAGCCGATCACGAAGCTGACCGAAGCCACGCGGCTGATTTCGCAGGGAACGTATCATTTGAAGCTGAACGTCAACCGGAAGGATGAAATCGGCCGGCTCGCAAGCCATTTTTCCCAGATGGCGAAAGGACTGGAGCAGCTCGAAGCGATGCGCCAGGAGTTCGTGTCTAACGTATCGCATGAAATCCAGTCGCCGCTCTCTTCCATTCAGGGCTTCTCCCAAACGCTGCAATCCGGCGGAGTAAGTGAAGAACAGCGAAAACATTACCTCTCCGTCATTGAAAGCGAGGCCAGACGTATGTCTCAAATGAGCCGGCAGCTGCTGATGCTGGCTTCGCTGGATAAAGAGGAAGAGGTGCTGGAGAAGACCAGCTTCAATGTCGCCGAACAGATCAAGGAGGTGCTGCTGACGACCGAATGGAGCTGGCGGGAAAAGGAACTCGCCTTGAATATGCAGCTTCCCGAGGTGAGCATAAGCGCAGATCAGAAGCTGCTGCATCAGGTATGGGTGAATCTGATGACGAACAGCGTCAAATTCACGCCGGAAGGCGGCACCATCTCGATCCGGTTGCATCAGGATGAACAGAACTGTTACGTGGATTTTAAAGATTCCGGCATCGGAATATCCGAAGAAAATCTGCCTCATATCTTCAACCGCTTCTACAAAGCCGATAAAGCCCGCAGCCGCCACGAAGGCGAGACGGGCAGCGGGCTGGGACTGGCGATCACCCATAAAATCATCAGCATGCACGGCGGTATCATAACCGTGGAGAGCAGGGAAGGTTCAGGAACCGAATTTCATATCCGCCTGCCGCTCCGATAA
- a CDS encoding SDR family oxidoreductase, with amino-acid sequence MENQRAASDFAAETTLQTNDRKVAIITGGASGIGRALCMEAAGKGMVVIVSDINQEGGEATARLINESGQGAACFEKVDVSSAAAVEDLVNRVFKTYGRLDYMFNNAGIAMYGELCDMTLDLWQKIININLWGAIHGTHAAYPLMKQQGFGYIVNTSSATGLGPAPMTSAYATTKHAVVGLTTSLHYEAEAYGIHVSTLCPAFVDTPIYATADAVGMDKEKINEQVKKQKSMTPEQFAKIAFAKIHRHEAIICPMPMRRTMDIFFILFPGLHRKLMRLVCRISREASLRGKAANQGSETANTPII; translated from the coding sequence ATGGAAAATCAGCGGGCAGCATCGGATTTTGCAGCGGAGACGACACTTCAAACAAACGATCGGAAAGTGGCAATCATTACGGGAGGCGCATCGGGCATCGGACGCGCGCTTTGCATGGAGGCTGCGGGCAAGGGAATGGTCGTGATCGTATCGGATATCAATCAGGAGGGCGGCGAAGCCACAGCCCGGCTGATCAATGAATCGGGGCAGGGAGCGGCTTGTTTTGAAAAGGTGGATGTAAGCAGTGCCGCGGCGGTTGAGGATCTCGTGAACCGGGTATTCAAGACATACGGCAGACTTGATTATATGTTCAACAACGCGGGTATTGCGATGTACGGCGAGCTGTGCGACATGACGCTGGATCTCTGGCAGAAAATCATTAACATCAACCTGTGGGGCGCAATCCATGGTACGCATGCCGCCTATCCGCTGATGAAGCAGCAAGGGTTCGGCTATATTGTGAATACTTCCTCCGCTACAGGTCTCGGACCGGCACCGATGACATCTGCTTATGCAACCACCAAGCATGCCGTTGTGGGCCTGACAACCTCGCTTCATTATGAAGCGGAGGCATACGGCATTCATGTCAGTACCCTGTGCCCCGCTTTCGTGGACACGCCGATTTACGCAACCGCTGATGCCGTTGGCATGGATAAGGAGAAAATCAACGAGCAGGTCAAAAAGCAAAAATCGATGACCCCGGAACAGTTCGCGAAAATCGCATTTGCGAAAATACACCGCCATGAGGCGATCATCTGTCCCATGCCGATGAGGCGTACCATGGATATCTTTTTTATTCTCTTCCCCGGACTGCATCGCAAGCTGATGCGGTTGGTCTGCCGAATTTCCAGAGAAGCCAGCTTGAGAGGCAAGGCGGCAAATCAGGGTTCAGAAACTGCGAATACGCCTATAATCTAA
- a CDS encoding TetR/AcrR family transcriptional regulator translates to MNKRHYNSEETRQVIAEKATQLFAQKGFAGTSIADISRESGFSKGHIYYHFENKEKLFVHLSLETMRHWGEKWQAIAGSYNTSVEKLYGMAHFVMNNYKSPLLPVGQELAMNPSTSPDTLQALQGLAVTPMAAYAAIFHEGVARGEFDIDNVEETTLLFGTWMGTLCQFTLTMEGEPLQRLFQQAVTIFVGGIRKR, encoded by the coding sequence GTGAATAAACGTCATTACAACAGCGAGGAAACAAGGCAGGTTATCGCCGAGAAGGCAACGCAGCTGTTCGCCCAGAAAGGCTTTGCAGGAACGTCGATCGCGGATATTTCGCGGGAATCAGGATTCAGCAAAGGGCATATCTATTACCACTTTGAAAATAAAGAGAAGCTCTTTGTGCACTTGTCCCTGGAAACGATGCGTCATTGGGGTGAGAAGTGGCAGGCGATTGCCGGCTCGTACAATACCTCGGTTGAGAAGCTGTACGGGATGGCCCATTTTGTCATGAACAATTACAAGTCGCCTTTGCTCCCAGTCGGGCAGGAGCTCGCTATGAATCCGAGCACCTCTCCCGACACGCTGCAGGCGCTGCAGGGGCTTGCGGTTACGCCGATGGCAGCCTACGCAGCGATTTTTCATGAAGGGGTAGCGCGCGGTGAGTTCGACATCGACAATGTGGAGGAGACGACCCTGCTGTTTGGGACCTGGATGGGAACGTTGTGCCAGTTTACGCTGACGATGGAAGGGGAACCGCTGCAGCGTCTATTTCAGCAGGCGGTGACTATTTTTGTGGGAGGCATCCGGAAAAGATAA
- a CDS encoding MATE family efflux transporter: protein MIAFLIPLLLSNVLQSIGQLAGAIVVGRWIGVDALAALSAFFPLFFLLVSFVIGIGSGSAILIGQAYGAGNMDKLKSIVGTTLTFTFLLGIVLAVVGGIFTEDILRLVGTPANIMEVTVNYARIMFWSLPVMFLYMVYTTFMRGTGDSKTPFYSLIVSTVLNLVFLPVLIFGWLGLPKCGIYGAAYANLISTVITFVLLLLYAHWKKSPLRLDASVRKHLRMNKEMLKLLLRLGIPSSVSMILVSLSEIAVIVFVNRFGSNATAAYGSVNQVVSYVQMPAISLGMTVSVLAAQSIGAKQQERLKEVIRAGIVLNYIIGVVLMIPIYIFSKNILSWFITSPETLDIAHQLLMITLWSYLIFGHVQIIAATMRASGVVFWPMIFSVISIWCVEVPVAYLLSYHTNLGIRGIWLGYPAAFIVSMILVYSYYWLSWKKKRIISLVE from the coding sequence ATGATCGCTTTTTTGATTCCCCTGCTTCTTAGCAATGTTCTGCAGTCCATCGGCCAGCTGGCGGGCGCGATTGTTGTCGGACGCTGGATCGGAGTGGATGCACTCGCAGCATTATCTGCTTTTTTTCCTCTCTTTTTCCTGCTCGTATCGTTTGTGATCGGAATTGGTTCAGGCAGCGCAATCCTGATTGGGCAGGCGTACGGAGCCGGAAATATGGATAAGCTGAAAAGCATCGTGGGAACGACGCTGACCTTTACCTTCCTGCTCGGTATCGTGCTCGCGGTAGTGGGTGGTATTTTCACGGAGGATATTCTGCGCCTGGTCGGCACACCGGCTAACATTATGGAGGTCACGGTAAACTATGCGCGCATTATGTTTTGGAGCCTGCCGGTCATGTTTCTATATATGGTATATACCACCTTCATGCGGGGAACCGGCGATTCCAAGACACCATTTTATTCGCTGATCGTCAGCACGGTTTTGAATCTGGTTTTCCTGCCGGTTCTGATATTTGGATGGCTGGGTCTGCCAAAATGCGGGATTTACGGAGCAGCATACGCGAATTTGATTTCAACCGTCATTACGTTTGTTCTGTTGCTTCTGTATGCGCATTGGAAGAAAAGCCCGCTTCGATTGGATGCTTCAGTCCGCAAGCATTTGCGTATGAACAAGGAGATGCTGAAGCTGCTGCTCCGTCTGGGGATTCCATCCAGCGTCAGCATGATTCTCGTTTCATTGTCTGAGATTGCAGTGATCGTATTCGTGAACCGGTTTGGCTCGAATGCCACCGCCGCGTACGGATCGGTCAATCAGGTGGTGAGCTATGTGCAGATGCCGGCAATCAGCTTGGGCATGACGGTTTCCGTCCTTGCAGCACAGTCCATTGGTGCCAAACAGCAAGAACGTCTGAAAGAGGTTATCCGCGCCGGCATCGTTCTGAACTATATCATCGGTGTGGTGCTCATGATCCCGATTTATATTTTCTCGAAAAATATTTTGTCCTGGTTCATTACAAGTCCGGAGACGCTGGATATTGCCCATCAGCTGCTTATGATTACGTTATGGAGCTACCTGATTTTTGGTCATGTGCAGATTATTGCGGCAACAATGCGGGCGAGCGGGGTTGTGTTCTGGCCGATGATTTTCAGCGTGATTTCGATCTGGTGTGTTGAGGTACCGGTGGCTTACTTGCTCTCCTACCATACGAATCTCGGCATACGCGGCATTTGGCTGGGATATCCGGCAGCGTTTATCGTCAGCATGATATTGGTCTACTCGTATTACTGGCTGTCATGGAAAAAGAAACGGATTATCAGTTTGGTAGAGTAA
- a CDS encoding NAD(P)/FAD-dependent oxidoreductase, whose amino-acid sequence MNKYDVIVVGAGPAGIFACYEFVLKAPHLKVLLVDKGHDIYRRSCPILEDKIKLCPPAGGRKEFAGCMPACSITAGFGGAGAYSDGKFNITTEFGGWLTDYLSPSKVIDLIRYVDALNLEHGATTNITDPTTDVIRGIEQRGYAAGLKLLRAQVRHLGTEQNLEILKSIYEYLKTRIDMMFKAEVEDIVTTKDGSTHTVHGIMLKNGESYEAERVMIAPGRDGSGWLTSILKKRRLKMYNNQVDVGVRVETSDVVMQEINEHLYEGKFIFNTSVGTRVRTFCSNPSGHVVVENHTGAMAANGHSFKDPALGSSNTNFALLVSHKFTEPFDKPNEYAREICKRANDLSNGGIIVQKYGDILRGRRSTEARIREGFLEPTLKEAVPGDLGLVLPYNTMKSLVEMMQALDQVTPGIASEHTLFYGVEAKFYSARPKLSETLETEIRGLYCGGDGAGITRGLAQAGAAGVWIARGMIDSM is encoded by the coding sequence ATGAACAAATATGATGTCATTGTCGTTGGAGCCGGTCCAGCCGGTATTTTCGCCTGTTATGAATTTGTGCTGAAGGCACCGCATCTGAAGGTGCTGCTCGTGGATAAAGGACATGATATTTATCGCCGCAGCTGTCCGATTCTAGAGGACAAAATCAAGCTTTGTCCGCCTGCAGGGGGCCGTAAAGAATTCGCAGGATGCATGCCTGCTTGCTCGATTACGGCCGGTTTTGGTGGAGCAGGGGCTTACAGTGACGGGAAATTCAACATTACGACCGAATTTGGCGGCTGGCTGACGGATTATTTATCGCCTTCCAAGGTCATAGACCTGATCCGTTATGTTGATGCCCTTAACCTGGAGCATGGCGCAACGACGAACATCACCGACCCGACAACGGATGTCATCCGCGGTATTGAGCAGCGCGGCTATGCTGCCGGACTTAAGCTGCTGCGGGCACAGGTGCGGCATCTGGGCACCGAGCAGAATCTGGAGATCCTGAAATCGATATATGAATATTTGAAAACCCGCATCGATATGATGTTCAAAGCCGAAGTCGAGGATATTGTGACGACTAAAGACGGCAGCACGCACACGGTACACGGCATCATGCTTAAAAATGGGGAGAGTTACGAAGCGGAACGGGTGATGATTGCGCCGGGCCGGGACGGCTCGGGCTGGCTTACCTCGATTCTTAAGAAACGCCGCCTGAAAATGTACAATAATCAGGTGGATGTGGGCGTTCGCGTGGAAACCTCGGATGTGGTCATGCAGGAGATCAACGAGCATCTGTATGAAGGAAAGTTCATCTTCAATACCTCGGTGGGAACAAGGGTCAGAACCTTTTGCAGCAATCCATCCGGTCATGTGGTGGTGGAAAATCATACGGGAGCCATGGCTGCCAACGGCCATTCCTTTAAGGACCCGGCGCTAGGATCATCTAATACGAACTTTGCCCTGCTGGTCTCGCATAAGTTCACGGAGCCTTTTGACAAGCCGAATGAATATGCACGTGAGATTTGCAAAAGAGCCAATGACCTTTCGAATGGCGGGATTATCGTTCAGAAATATGGGGATATCCTGCGCGGCAGACGTTCTACGGAAGCGAGGATCCGCGAAGGCTTTCTGGAGCCGACGCTGAAGGAGGCTGTGCCGGGGGATCTGGGGCTTGTCCTGCCTTACAATACGATGAAGAGCCTTGTGGAAATGATGCAGGCACTCGATCAAGTGACGCCGGGGATTGCCTCGGAGCATACGTTATTTTATGGTGTAGAGGCAAAGTTCTACTCGGCGCGTCCGAAGCTGTCGGAGACGCTGGAGACGGAAATCCGCGGACTGTATTGCGGCGGTGATGGCGCTGGGATTACACGTGGGCTGGCGCAGGCAGGTGCAGCCGGCGTTTGGATCGCGCGTGGGATGATAGACTCAATGTAA
- a CDS encoding VOC family protein, producing the protein MIKQIGHLAFDVADMEQSLNFYCGILGFKKAFSIEDDQGNPWIEYIKVTDGQFIELFYGGRNKPQEIGHPIGFSHLCLEVESIHEIAAHLKNSGVALDVEPLQGKDHNWQCWARDPDGNRIEFMELHPDSPQMKA; encoded by the coding sequence ATGATCAAACAAATTGGGCATCTGGCATTTGACGTGGCTGATATGGAGCAGTCCTTAAATTTTTACTGCGGCATCCTCGGCTTCAAAAAGGCATTCTCTATCGAAGATGATCAAGGCAATCCCTGGATTGAGTATATTAAGGTAACCGATGGCCAGTTTATCGAGCTCTTTTATGGCGGCCGCAATAAACCGCAGGAAATAGGGCATCCGATCGGCTTCTCCCATCTGTGCCTTGAGGTTGAGAGCATCCATGAAATCGCTGCTCATTTGAAAAACAGCGGCGTGGCACTCGATGTGGAACCCTTACAGGGCAAGGACCATAACTGGCAGTGCTGGGCGAGGGATCCTGACGGAAACCGGATTGAGTTTATGGAGCTGCATCCCGATTCACCGCAGATGAAGGCGTAA
- a CDS encoding beta-mannanase codes for MRFIDADISSLLIRGVTHQLDGDRCTLRWRWPEDISAVYIERNIAGEEPMSDIQRPDMSKLKLYTRNEYKASNGYHDRIDGVGKVVYTIYGSTDTEDGPVLIRQHDGQNRKEFSTGKAKVCFSIRQKSGWLQKYKSVQIKVTTEIPIPKEALCYVKKEGGYPANKDDGTMYPFVTDFEAGRNVLPIIEVGKNDYVRLFFTDGKRYGQLYELVPE; via the coding sequence ATGCGGTTTATTGATGCGGATATAAGCTCACTGCTCATTCGCGGTGTCACCCATCAGCTGGATGGAGACCGCTGTACACTCCGCTGGCGCTGGCCGGAGGATATTTCGGCGGTCTACATCGAGCGGAATATTGCGGGAGAAGAGCCGATGTCTGACATTCAGAGACCGGATATGAGCAAGCTGAAGCTGTATACCCGGAACGAGTATAAAGCCAGCAATGGATATCATGACCGGATCGATGGAGTCGGCAAGGTTGTTTATACGATATACGGGTCAACCGATACGGAGGACGGTCCGGTGCTGATCCGTCAGCATGACGGGCAGAACCGGAAAGAGTTCAGCACCGGCAAAGCTAAGGTGTGTTTCTCCATCCGTCAGAAGAGCGGCTGGCTGCAGAAATACAAGTCGGTGCAGATCAAGGTAACGACGGAGATTCCCATTCCGAAGGAAGCTCTCTGCTACGTCAAGAAGGAAGGCGGATATCCGGCGAATAAAGATGACGGCACCATGTACCCGTTTGTCACTGATTTCGAGGCCGGACGCAATGTACTGCCCATCATCGAGGTGGGGAAAAACGACTATGTGCGGCTGTTCTTCACTGACGGGAAAAGGTATGGGCAGTTGTATGAGCTGGTGCCGGAGTGA
- a CDS encoding VWA domain-containing protein, with translation MQRKLNLLLLLFSLIGGAVGFGVSEVILDKWGGEWPWIVVIGLYFGLVALFIGLSCLVAEMISPRLNGPSWRQRYTGTSWKLLVPATLVMLFVVGLGLEFVYEINAGGAKPVKDIALVIDNSGSMQETDPDNGRYTAAKSMISRMDSDNRVAVMVFNDQTNLLQPFMQVKNQAAKDKILGEIDALEATDGGTDISRALSETMQHIQDKGDAGRGTMVVLLSDGFSDVDLNSALALYKQKKVQVNTIGLSLVQSEGSSLLKSIAQETGGQYYDVQNAGDLSVVFQKIYQDTGERTLITERTGPTQNSPVYMILRIAALALIGAGIGLALGLIFDNRYLARSFGVGGVVSGLLAGLLLEFGLSGEGWSDAVIRLLACLVLAGVLALFTAIIPVKENGKLASGLQRPGSAGRSHDGFSGRSKDNSSRGF, from the coding sequence ATGCAGCGAAAATTGAATTTGCTCCTGCTGCTCTTCAGTCTGATCGGGGGCGCCGTCGGCTTTGGAGTCTCGGAAGTCATTCTGGACAAGTGGGGCGGAGAATGGCCTTGGATCGTGGTGATCGGCCTTTATTTTGGCCTGGTAGCCTTGTTTATCGGATTATCCTGTCTGGTTGCCGAGATGATCTCGCCGCGGCTGAATGGCCCCTCATGGAGACAGCGCTACACGGGAACCTCGTGGAAGCTGCTTGTGCCGGCTACACTGGTGATGCTGTTCGTGGTTGGCCTGGGTCTGGAATTCGTGTACGAAATAAATGCCGGCGGGGCGAAGCCGGTCAAGGATATCGCGCTTGTCATTGATAACTCAGGCAGCATGCAGGAGACGGATCCGGACAATGGGCGCTATACAGCAGCCAAGAGCATGATCAGCCGGATGGACAGCGACAACCGGGTCGCCGTTATGGTCTTCAACGATCAGACAAATCTGCTGCAGCCTTTTATGCAGGTGAAAAACCAGGCGGCAAAGGATAAGATCCTGGGGGAAATTGACGCGCTGGAAGCAACGGATGGCGGGACCGATATCAGCCGGGCTTTATCGGAAACGATGCAGCATATTCAGGACAAAGGGGACGCGGGACGCGGGACGATGGTTGTTCTGCTCTCCGACGGCTTTAGTGATGTTGATCTGAATTCGGCACTTGCGCTGTATAAGCAAAAGAAGGTGCAGGTGAATACAATTGGCCTGAGCCTTGTACAGTCGGAGGGTTCCAGCTTGTTGAAATCCATCGCGCAGGAAACCGGCGGACAATATTACGATGTGCAGAATGCGGGCGATTTGTCGGTGGTCTTTCAGAAGATCTATCAGGATACGGGTGAGCGCACGCTCATTACCGAGCGTACAGGACCTACGCAAAACAGCCCGGTTTACATGATTCTCCGGATTGCGGCGCTGGCACTGATTGGCGCAGGTATTGGCCTCGCGTTGGGACTTATCTTTGACAACCGGTATTTGGCTCGCAGCTTTGGAGTCGGCGGCGTGGTTTCAGGACTTCTTGCAGGCTTGCTGCTGGAGTTCGGATTATCCGGTGAGGGCTGGAGCGATGCGGTCATCCGCCTCTTAGCCTGCCTGGTGCTCGCGGGTGTGCTTGCTCTCTTCACGGCAATCATTCCGGTGAAGGAGAACGGCAAGCTGGCGAGCGGCCTGCAGCGTCCCGGCTCGGCCGGACGCTCGCATGACGGATTTTCAGGGCGATCTAAGGATAACAGCAGTAGAGGATTTTAA